The Leadbetterella byssophila DSM 17132 DNA window AAGGAGCCATTCACCGCATCTGTTCCGCAGCAGCCAAACGTCTCTATAAGCCGGAGCTAACTGAAGCTTTCAAAGAGATGATTGAACGTGGGTGGATGTCCTTAAGCTCTCCTATCTGGGCCAATATGGGTACAGAAAGAGGCCTTCCTATCTCCTGTTTCAATGTACATGTTCCGGATAGCATTGAGTCTATTACTCATAAACTAGGGGAAGTTATCATGCAAACCAAAACCGGAGGAGGTACTTCCGGTTATTTCGGAGATCTACGTGGAAGAGGAAGTGCCGTAACAGATAACGGTAAAAGTAGTGGAGCCGTGAGCTTCATGAAACTCTTTGACACCGCCATGGATACCATTTCTCAAGGAGGTGTGAGAAGAGGGGCATTTGCCGCTTACCTTGATATTGACCATCCGGACTGTGAAGAATTCCTACAGATCAAAAACATAGGTAATCCTATTCAAAACCTCTTCTTTGCGGTCTGCGTTCCGGATTATTGGATGCAGGAAATGATTGACGGGGATATGGAGAAGCGTCAACTTTGGGCAAAAGTCCTAGAAAGTAGACAACAAAAAGGTCTTCCTTATATCTTCTTCACGGATAACGTGAATAGAAACAAGCCCCAAGTGTATAAGGACCATAACATGAGAATCAATGCCAGCAACCTTTGCTCGGAAATCATGTTGCCTTCCAGCGCAGACGAATCCTTTATCTGCTGCTTGTCCTCCATGAACTTAGAACTTTACGACGAATGGAAGGATACCAAAGCCGTAAAATTAGCCATCTTCTTCTTAGATGCCGTTTTGCAAGAGTTTATCGCAAAAACAGAGGATAACTACTACCTGGCAGCAGCAAACCGTTTTGCCAAAAGACATAGAGCACTTGGACTTGGTGTCCTAGGTTGGCACTCCTTACTTCAGAAACGCATGCTGCCTTTTGAAGGAATGGAGGCTAAGCAGCTCACCTCAGAAATCTTCCGGCACATGAAGACAGAGGCGGATAAAGCCACTGAGGAATTAGCCATGATCTACGGAGAACCGGAATTATTGAAGGGATACGGTAGAAGAAATACTACCACTATGGCCATAGCTCCTACCACTTCTTCATCTGCTATTCTGGGACAAACCTCACCCGGAATTGAGCCTTTCAGCAGCAATTACTTCAAAGCCGGATTAGCCAAAGGCAATTTCATGCGCAAAAACAAATACCTAAAGGCCCTTCTTGAAGAAAAAGGTATAGATAACGAGGAAACCTGGAGAAGCATCATGCTGAACAACGGTAGCGTTCAACACCTGAAAGAACTGAACGAGTATGAGAAATCTGTATTTAAAACCTTTAAAGAGATTAGCCAGTTAGAAATCATCCAACAAGCCTCTATTCGTCAAAAATATGTAGATCAAGGCCAAAGCCTTAACATCAATATACCTGCAGAGTTACCTATCAAAGACGTTAACCGACTGATCATAGAAGCTTGGAAAC harbors:
- a CDS encoding ribonucleoside-diphosphate reductase subunit alpha, which encodes MELFIAEGEAQRLWWKNSESEQILNRGYLLNGETVEGAIHRICSAAAKRLYKPELTEAFKEMIERGWMSLSSPIWANMGTERGLPISCFNVHVPDSIESITHKLGEVIMQTKTGGGTSGYFGDLRGRGSAVTDNGKSSGAVSFMKLFDTAMDTISQGGVRRGAFAAYLDIDHPDCEEFLQIKNIGNPIQNLFFAVCVPDYWMQEMIDGDMEKRQLWAKVLESRQQKGLPYIFFTDNVNRNKPQVYKDHNMRINASNLCSEIMLPSSADESFICCLSSMNLELYDEWKDTKAVKLAIFFLDAVLQEFIAKTEDNYYLAAANRFAKRHRALGLGVLGWHSLLQKRMLPFEGMEAKQLTSEIFRHMKTEADKATEELAMIYGEPELLKGYGRRNTTTMAIAPTTSSSAILGQTSPGIEPFSSNYFKAGLAKGNFMRKNKYLKALLEEKGIDNEETWRSIMLNNGSVQHLKELNEYEKSVFKTFKEISQLEIIQQASIRQKYVDQGQSLNINIPAELPIKDVNRLIIEAWKLGIKSLYYQRSQSVSKELVTNLVSCSSCES